TTGCTAGCGGACAGCCTGCGGCCCCGCTTCGAGTCGCTCGCTTGAAGCGTCCGGACGATGTGGCGCCAGAGATAAGATCTGCCGAGCAAGCACCAGGGCGTCCTCATCGCTGACGGCATTCGCGGGCATGGCAACCGGCCCCCATTCGCCAGCGCTACCGCGCTGGATGCGGCCAGCAAGCAACTCTTGAGCACCCGGTTCCCCGGCACGACAGGCGGCGATGTCCCTATAGCCTGGCCCCACAATCATGGCGCCGAACCCATGGCAGTTCATGCAGTATTTCGCCCGTGCCAGTTCAGCCGACGCAACGGCAGACTGACCGGGCAGAAGCAGCGTCGCCACGATCGGTAGGGGACCTCGAATAACCCGAGGTTTTCAGTGAATCCCGCCGCGCAATGATGACCGCGAACGAATTCGACCCAATTTCTTTGGCAAACCACCGCGTTTCTCGGCGGGGTTGCCTCGTTTTTGCCTCGAATCGTCCCGGGCATCGGCGATTCGGCCCATTTCGGGCGTCAGAAGGCCTCGATGCCGGCCTTCCGGAAGTAGACCAGCCGCTTCAAGTTGTAGCAGGCGGCCATCATCATCATCGCAAAGTTCGCCCGCGCCTGACCGATGGTGCGCAGCAACTTGCCGCCCATCTGCTCGATGGCGGCAAATACATGCTCGACCCGGACGCGCGTTTTGGCGATGCGCTGGTTACGCCGCTGCTGGCACTCGGACAGCGGCTTGTTGCGTTTGCCCTTCCTCTGGATCTGATTCCGGAAGCCCTTCTCTTTGAGCCAGGCTTCACGCGCCTCGGACGGGTAGCCTCGGTCGGCATAGACGTCCCGACTCGTGTTGCCCGCATCGAAGACGTTGTCGAAGTGCTGGCTGTCGTGCGTACTCGCCGTGTCGGTCTCGATTCGGCGAATGATCTTGTATTTCTTGTCGACGTTGATCGAGAGCTTGTAGCCGAAGTGGCTCTTGCCGTGCTTCTTCGTCCAGGTCGCGTTGATGTCCTTCTGGCGCCGCTTCGCAGGCTTCCAGTCGGCGGGCATCGCACCTTGCTCGATCAGCGCCTTCTCGCCTCGGCTGTTGTGCTGCTTGGGGGCGGGGACCAAGGTGGCGTCGATGATCTGACCGCCGCGCGCGATGAAACCCTGCTTCAACAGCTGCGCCGAGACTCCGTCAAAGAGCGCCTTGGCGCCCGCTTCACCGATCCGGTTCTCGAACATCCACACCGTGGTGCGGTCCGGCACGTGGGTCGCGTTCACCAGTCCGCAGAAGCGCTTGTAGCTCATGCGGTCGAGCAGTTGGTACTCCATCTGCTCATCGGACAGGTTGTACAGACGCTTGAGCACCAGGATCCGTACCATCGTCTCGGTCGGGTACGGCGGACGCCCGCCCTGCGCGCTCGCCGGGCGCGGCGCAACCTCATCCACCTCGGCCGCCAACGCCACAAAGTCGATGTGCGACTCGATGTCGGCCAGCGGGTCGCCCAGCGAGTCGAGCTTCTTGCGGTGGTGTTCGTCAGCGAACAGGTCAGTCTTGATAGCGCTACGCGGTTTCATCGGTGCAGCCTGCGGCGTTCAGGGCGTCGTAATTTTACCAAGGGCGGGCGAGACGGAGGTTTTTCGAGGCGCCCGGTAATAAGAAAACCGATCGCCGACTCAAGTGGCACTCCTCTTCTGCATCGCGCAGCAAGGTCGCGCCTTCTTGATCACGGGCGTGATCATAGGTTTGCCACGCCCGGACCGCGCTTTCGTGAGCGTATCAGACACTCCACGTCTGACAGCAAAGGGAGAGAAGCGGTGTGGCGTCGGTGGCGGTCGCCATATACGACCGCCGAGATGCATCATTGGCGGAATTTGCACGCAGCTTGTCCGCGCCCGCAATCCGCGGCGAGGCGAGTTCCGCATAGCATCGAGGCACCACAGACGTCTCGAGAGGACAACAACATGAAGGCATTCCAGGACTACTACCCCGAGAACCTTGCCCACTGTTACGGCTGCGGCCGCAACAATGAGCACGGGCACCAGATCAAGACCCTCTGGGATGGCGACGAAACGGTGACCCGTTATCAGCCGAAGCCGGAGCACACCGCAATTCCCGGTTTCGTCTATGGCGGCCTGCTCGCCTCGCTCATTGATTGCCACGGCACGGGTACGGCCGCGGCAGCCATGTATCGCGCCGAAAACAGGGCGATGGATAGCCAGCCCCCGTTCCGCTTCGTGACCGGGTCACTGCACGTAAGCTATCTCAAGCCCACCCCGCTTGGCCCGGAACTCGAGATCCGGGGTCAGGTGAAGGAAATAAAGGGCCGCAAGGTCGTGGTCGAAGCGACCGTCTTCGCCGATGGCATCGCCACGGCCAAGGGCGAGATTGTCGCGTTGCAGATGCCTGACACCTTCACCAGTGCCGCGGCGAACTGAGTGACTGCGTAAAGAGACCATCCCACAATCACATCGTCGTCACGGCTCGCGTTTCCGCACCTTCTTCCTGCCTGGATTGCCCTCCTGCAGTCGGGTCTTGCTTCACTTGCCAGAGACAGCTTGCGGAGGGCGTTTCACCTTCACCATGGCGTTCATGCTGCCTGCGCACAAAAATGAGCCCGCCAATACGGCCCAAACGCGAAATTACCCCGCACTTTGTTTCGCGAGAGGTCATGCGCCAGTCGAAGGCATCGCCCACCTTGTAGCCCAGGATCGCGGTACCAATGTCGGAGCAAACCGACAATTTCCCGGCGCTGTCATCCGCGTCCTCCGGGTAGTCCAGCGCCACTTCCATTTCCTCGTCGTCCAGTTGCAGCAAAGTCCTTGAGTTCATCGTGACGACATTCTGCGGCACTTGACGCGGCTCGACGACGATGGCCCGCTCGAGTTCGAAAACTGCCGAGGGATGCTCGGATGCGAGCAGACTCGTGAGCTGTTCCTTGTCGAATTCGGTGATGTGGATGTCAGCGACGTGATTCGAGGCGCCTTCTTGCAAGAGCCGGAGATAACGCTCGGCGCTCATGGCGAACGACTTCAGGGTAGAAACCTGGTGTCGCCTTCATCTGCACAGACGCATCGATCCTCGCCCGCAGCAATTCCTCCACCCCCGCTTCGCCGATCGCCTTGCGAAAGCGTCCGATCTGCGTGGCGTCGCACGGCAGCGCCGGCGTGTAGTAGTCCATGCCGCTGAAATACTGCCAGACTGTCACCGACCGGCACATTAGAGCCAGTTGATGATCGGCACAATGGAGCCACCGCGTGATCGGCACATTGAGGCCAGTCCGTGATCGGCATATAGGAGCCAGTCGCGGATCGGCACATAGAGGCCAGCGCCGGATCGGCGTAATGGAGCCACTTCCCCTCTGACGGACGTCTCGACCTTGAACGGTCCCTCGCTACCCTGCTGCCTTTTTGTTTGGCAGGAGGTAGGCGGTGGCCCGCAGGAGCATCGAGATGTACGAGTACCGCCAGGCCCTGATGCGCATGCGCCAGGGCGACTCCGAGCGCGAGATCGCGCGCTCGAAACTGATGGGGCGCAGCAAGGCGGCCCGGTTCCGCGAGCTGGCTCGCGCCCAGGGTTGGCTCGATCCTGAGCGGCCTTTGCCCGAGGACGCCGAGATCGCCGCCGCGCTCGGGCGGCCGAAGTTGCCGGTGACGGCCCAGTCCTCGATTGCCGCGTACCGGCCGCTGGTCGAGCAGTGGCTTGCACAGGGCGTCTCCGGCGTGGTGATCCACACCACGCTCAAGCGCGAGCACGGTTTTACCGGGCACTACTCGAGCGTGCGCCGGCTGATCGCACAGATCGGCCGCGAGCAGCCCCCCGAGGCCACGGTGCGCCTCACCTTTGCACCGGGCGAGGCCGCGCAGGTGGACTTCGGCGCCGGTCCCCACCTGGTCGATCCCGCCACAGGCGAGATCCGCCGCACCTGGGCGTTCGTGATGACACTCTGCTTCTCGCGTCACCAGTACGTGGAGTTCGTCTGGGAC
This genomic stretch from Thauera sp. GDN1 harbors:
- a CDS encoding IS5 family transposase yields the protein MKPRSAIKTDLFADEHHRKKLDSLGDPLADIESHIDFVALAAEVDEVAPRPASAQGGRPPYPTETMVRILVLKRLYNLSDEQMEYQLLDRMSYKRFCGLVNATHVPDRTTVWMFENRIGEAGAKALFDGVSAQLLKQGFIARGGQIIDATLVPAPKQHNSRGEKALIEQGAMPADWKPAKRRQKDINATWTKKHGKSHFGYKLSINVDKKYKIIRRIETDTASTHDSQHFDNVFDAGNTSRDVYADRGYPSEAREAWLKEKGFRNQIQRKGKRNKPLSECQQRRNQRIAKTRVRVEHVFAAIEQMGGKLLRTIGQARANFAMMMMAACYNLKRLVYFRKAGIEAF
- a CDS encoding PaaI family thioesterase, which gives rise to MKAFQDYYPENLAHCYGCGRNNEHGHQIKTLWDGDETVTRYQPKPEHTAIPGFVYGGLLASLIDCHGTGTAAAAMYRAENRAMDSQPPFRFVTGSLHVSYLKPTPLGPELEIRGQVKEIKGRKVVVEATVFADGIATAKGEIVALQMPDTFTSAAAN
- a CDS encoding GreA/GreB family elongation factor — protein: MSAERYLRLLQEGASNHVADIHITEFDKEQLTSLLASEHPSAVFELERAIVVEPRQVPQNVVTMNSRTLLQLDDEEMEVALDYPEDADDSAGKLSVCSDIGTAILGYKVGDAFDWRMTSRETKCGVISRLGRIGGLIFVRRQHERHGEGETPSASCLWQVKQDPTAGGQSRQEEGAETRAVTTM